The Hyperthermus butylicus DSM 5456 genome includes a region encoding these proteins:
- a CDS encoding molybdopterin oxidoreductase family protein, with protein MPDQTRRDILKAIALGAAFAAVGGVAAYHLTGRKVVETLENITRKNETVVTSPTEAKPSEEAKPKLTAVPVGPCRFCGVGCGVQAQIVKDPKTGMAKDIVALMGIQEYPVNRGALCTKAFYIHKAIGYGGNMQAYEQRLKKPLVNKDWIIPGKNRPPVTPEEIPEAPRVKNRQVSKNPDAKVPTVEHIKKNFVEVDWDTAVKFFTAVMKYALQKYGPHSFAYYGSGQLGTEESYVINKLTKAGIHTNNLDGNPRMCMVSAVGGFITSYGADEPEVSYDHIDVPEPDLGVHADTFLLIGTNTAEAHPIVFGRIAQVKQKNPDKVKVILADPRKTRSGSIADLWLPLRWSMDVAFLHTLAHIIVFDLDGCKVDAKTGKVECKGEYVDIKWLKRHADFAIPTNTAKTWALKDYNTKYNSMGDLNKVWDMGTTASNASNYKLYPSVGKEYKSEEEVERDWWKGFALYLKFLEMYKPEVMVKILFGDEKPLINRETAEKLIEQGELSPDKVDLSGNEPFVEIDPVEAMRLAAKWMAKGRLLVFWTMGVNQKIQGVHAVNSIINLLALTGQIGRYGAGSFSLTGQPNACGGIRDQGGLAHVLPYGRLIAVESARKQVEDIWKRLTEQYLRERGYTEDAIRKEIERVYVHPVPGPHVVEMFRRVAAGQIKIVWIAETNPGHSLPNVFKFRAGMAKPHDDDPAFPFIVVSDIYPTRTTDVADLILPSAAWGEKEFKYGCSERRYSIARYIIPPPGEAVADHMIFAMLGKAWEDEGLVPKGIVSGFFPEDVDKAAKAAGKSWVQYVVEKSRDKKWHEEFLNRLWDRDILSLAKNTYYDFSYVKREAFRKMITGFRWPWPEQYASNPSVKARYDKYESASRFSYPYDPLMPDPEDIKKIYNDIKNMNSAEEIKKYIDSLDETKIHPVHKAKWLGKLASNPVLMKWVLKQIVEEIDDKNYKREKVVPDNWYVVFYAKPTGRMTIWARPWLPVVIDHETGEVKINKEVTITFEKLDADAVFGGSISVFSEPKGPFKIVEKHTAVPASGDPEKGLKVLESKSWGEALKTNFGDIEAIFQIALAPAEAPGFTLKYRLDDGRVITVRDAKDYPMVVTTGRVIEHWHTGTMTGRVPELKRVKPEAYVEIHQEVAEKLGIKDGDWVTVESPRGKVTVRAKVLNPKTGLGGPRRDYVFVPWFDENKLVNALTLDNYDVQPYFFQPDYKTCAARIRKAAPDEIPRSETEQTGKPKYNIKVY; from the coding sequence TTGCCGGATCAAACACGACGTGATATCCTAAAAGCAATAGCTCTCGGTGCAGCCTTTGCAGCTGTTGGTGGCGTAGCAGCCTACCACCTCACTGGCAGGAAGGTTGTTGAGACGCTCGAAAACATAACTAGGAAGAACGAGACCGTTGTAACATCGCCAACGGAGGCTAAGCCGTCAGAGGAGGCGAAGCCCAAGCTAACCGCGGTACCCGTTGGCCCCTGCAGGTTCTGTGGCGTTGGCTGTGGCGTCCAGGCCCAGATTGTAAAGGACCCCAAGACTGGCATGGCCAAGGACATTGTAGCTTTGATGGGTATACAGGAGTACCCGGTGAACAGGGGCGCACTCTGTACCAAGGCCTTCTACATACACAAGGCCATAGGCTACGGCGGCAACATGCAGGCCTACGAGCAGAGGCTCAAGAAGCCACTAGTAAACAAGGACTGGATCATACCCGGCAAGAACAGGCCGCCAGTAACCCCCGAGGAGATACCAGAAGCGCCTAGGGTTAAGAACCGCCAGGTAAGCAAGAACCCAGACGCCAAGGTGCCAACAGTAGAGCACATCAAGAAGAACTTTGTCGAGGTAGACTGGGATACAGCAGTCAAGTTCTTCACAGCAGTCATGAAGTACGCTCTCCAGAAGTACGGCCCTCACAGCTTTGCCTACTATGGCAGCGGCCAGTTAGGCACCGAGGAGAGCTATGTAATCAACAAGCTAACCAAGGCAGGCATACACACCAACAACCTAGACGGAAACCCCAGAATGTGTATGGTTAGCGCTGTTGGCGGCTTCATAACGAGCTATGGTGCAGACGAGCCGGAGGTAAGCTACGACCACATAGACGTTCCAGAGCCCGACCTAGGCGTACATGCTGACACATTCCTCCTAATAGGTACCAACACTGCTGAAGCTCACCCAATAGTCTTCGGCCGCATAGCCCAGGTCAAGCAGAAGAACCCAGACAAGGTCAAGGTTATCCTTGCAGACCCACGTAAGACTAGGAGCGGCAGCATAGCAGATCTATGGCTCCCACTGCGCTGGAGCATGGACGTAGCCTTCCTCCACACGCTAGCCCACATAATAGTCTTCGACCTAGACGGCTGCAAGGTTGACGCCAAGACGGGCAAGGTGGAGTGCAAGGGCGAGTATGTCGACATAAAGTGGTTGAAGCGCCACGCGGACTTTGCAATACCAACCAACACTGCCAAGACCTGGGCACTCAAGGACTACAACACCAAGTACAACAGCATGGGTGACCTAAACAAGGTCTGGGACATGGGTACCACAGCGAGCAATGCATCCAACTATAAGCTCTACCCGAGCGTTGGCAAGGAGTACAAGAGCGAGGAGGAGGTAGAGAGAGACTGGTGGAAGGGCTTCGCCCTCTACCTCAAGTTCCTGGAAATGTACAAGCCAGAGGTAATGGTCAAGATACTCTTCGGCGATGAGAAGCCGCTAATCAATAGGGAGACAGCAGAGAAGCTAATAGAGCAGGGTGAGCTAAGCCCAGACAAGGTCGACCTAAGCGGCAACGAGCCATTCGTAGAGATAGACCCCGTGGAGGCTATGAGGCTAGCAGCCAAGTGGATGGCTAAGGGTCGCCTGCTAGTGTTCTGGACGATGGGCGTCAACCAGAAGATCCAGGGCGTGCACGCTGTCAATAGCATAATCAACCTTCTAGCACTCACCGGCCAGATAGGCAGGTACGGAGCTGGCAGCTTCAGCCTCACCGGCCAGCCCAATGCCTGCGGCGGCATCCGTGACCAGGGCGGCCTAGCACACGTGCTGCCCTACGGCAGGCTCATAGCTGTAGAGTCTGCTAGGAAGCAAGTAGAGGACATCTGGAAGAGGCTAACCGAGCAGTACCTCAGAGAGCGTGGCTACACAGAGGATGCAATTAGGAAGGAGATAGAGAGGGTCTACGTGCACCCAGTACCAGGTCCACACGTGGTAGAGATGTTCCGCCGCGTCGCTGCAGGCCAGATCAAGATAGTATGGATAGCTGAGACCAACCCTGGCCACAGCCTACCAAACGTCTTCAAGTTCCGTGCTGGCATGGCTAAGCCGCACGACGACGACCCGGCATTCCCATTCATAGTCGTTAGCGACATCTACCCAACAAGAACCACCGACGTAGCCGACCTGATACTCCCCAGTGCGGCGTGGGGCGAGAAGGAGTTCAAGTATGGCTGCAGCGAGCGCCGCTACAGCATAGCCCGCTACATAATACCGCCACCAGGTGAGGCCGTCGCCGACCACATGATATTCGCAATGCTGGGCAAGGCCTGGGAGGACGAGGGCCTAGTACCAAAGGGCATAGTGAGCGGCTTCTTCCCAGAGGATGTCGACAAGGCTGCGAAGGCTGCTGGCAAGAGCTGGGTACAGTACGTAGTTGAGAAGAGCCGCGACAAGAAGTGGCACGAGGAGTTCCTCAACAGGCTATGGGACCGCGACATACTAAGCCTAGCCAAGAACACCTACTACGACTTCAGCTACGTGAAGCGTGAAGCCTTCAGGAAGATGATAACCGGATTCCGCTGGCCATGGCCGGAGCAGTATGCCAGCAACCCGAGCGTCAAAGCACGCTACGACAAGTACGAGTCCGCTAGCAGGTTCTCATACCCATACGACCCACTGATGCCCGACCCAGAGGACATCAAGAAGATCTACAACGACATAAAGAACATGAACAGCGCTGAGGAGATAAAGAAGTATATAGACAGCCTAGATGAGACCAAGATACACCCGGTCCACAAGGCTAAGTGGCTCGGCAAGCTCGCAAGCAACCCAGTACTGATGAAGTGGGTGCTCAAGCAGATAGTCGAGGAGATAGACGATAAGAACTACAAGCGCGAGAAGGTGGTGCCAGATAACTGGTACGTAGTCTTCTACGCGAAGCCGACAGGCAGGATGACCATCTGGGCTAGGCCGTGGCTGCCAGTAGTGATAGACCACGAGACTGGCGAGGTTAAGATAAACAAGGAGGTAACAATAACCTTCGAGAAGCTAGATGCCGACGCCGTATTCGGCGGCAGTATATCAGTATTCAGCGAGCCCAAGGGCCCATTCAAGATAGTAGAGAAGCACACAGCCGTACCAGCTAGCGGCGACCCAGAGAAGGGCCTCAAGGTGCTAGAGTCCAAGAGCTGGGGCGAGGCGCTAAAGACGAACTTCGGCGACATAGAGGCGATATTCCAGATAGCCCTAGCGCCAGCAGAAGCGCCTGGCTTCACGCTAAAGTACAGGCTTGACGACGGTAGAGTGATAACTGTAAGGGATGCTAAGGACTACCCAATGGTAGTCACAACCGGCCGCGTAATAGAGCACTGGCACACGGGCACAATGACTGGCCGCGTGCCAGAGCTGAAGAGGGTCAAGCCAGAAGCCTACGTCGAGATACATCAGGAGGTTGCAGAGAAGCTCGGCATCAAGGATGGCGACTGGGTGACAGTAGAGAGCCCACGCGGCAAAGTAACAGTGAGGGCGAAGGTGCTGAACCCCAAGACGGGACTGGGCGGCCCAAGGAGGGACTACGTATTCGTGCCATGGTTCGACGAGAACAAGCTAGTTAACGCGCTAACACTAGACAACTACGACGTACAGCCATACTTCTTCCAGCCAGACTACAAGACCTGCGCAGCCAGGATAAGGAAGGCAGCGCCAGACGAGATACCTAGGAGTGAAACCGAGCAGACAGGCAAGCCTAAGTACAACATCAAGGTTTACTAG